In a single window of the Elaeis guineensis isolate ETL-2024a chromosome 8, EG11, whole genome shotgun sequence genome:
- the LOC105050784 gene encoding uncharacterized protein isoform X1: protein MCNQGLGRHQSEIPSSATAADFSPIPGEMESATVTASATAAPDEPLRVKFLCSFGGSILPRPLDGRLRYVGGETRIVTVPRDISYEDFLARMRELFEGVVVIKYQQPDEDLDALVSVVNDDDVMNMMEEYDKLGATGDGFTRLRIFLFSQHPDQDAASIVHFDADERETERRYVDALNSLSDTRSPSPPDISEQFFGPPSIEGGIHNQLSLHHLKIPHPSHGQWNGEVDSPWSPAYFSPGCHDPREFPPSPSSARFHFGPGEFSERISDEFVRQSPGHQLHQYDRQSPHSMENVVWLPPGAIVQEKAGFPSNLGHSHNVVEGSSICEHCRMAFKRNQGSVSDARYLDPRWKHGQPHMEQSNMGNEYVGHFSNSCAECYHGKEAYMLNQDVKLDQGRYVQEQNDHNRPFYNEPHGQDRGYVLHHHQVNHRLEDPRVHLSGTGRLSEHYVVDGNVMNVPFVHGNVYNEHTVPPNCISHDDTHHLRPGTELGNGVFHVQQTVGGGAHTHILGFEDSAVRYGNHPPYGADSLYQVPKNLAPIQSLRRKVHPPVRPGTSFESPGLMMPNGGINSGFIRGTQDGSPRYPYVGVDDQVQSPWSMQNDAKQQRMYGFDGSAAPEYLYHHVSRISLAPDSIQGPPGMLHMESPSKAIPLVPTSSCPVNGKLVASSASDYHHCPSMGSDVIERMQVLEDKNQIVEVYETKPAETTKQPGAETVKERDEHLNSSPNNKQKLEFDSNELKPTEEEHHTVRVGNADASDENGNISEEKLIFLPEMMASVKRLYLEGVVEVAAKAHEDADANIKSIPSKNDSSSHELASGNANADLETESDGDSENQKTSKIEPTTAEAEAVARGLQTIKNDDLEEIRELGSGTYGAVYHGKWKGSDVAIKRIKASCFAGRPSERERLIADFWKEALILSSLHHPNVVSFYGVVRDGPDGSLATVTEFMVNGSLKQFLQKKDRTIDRRKRLIIAMDVAFGMEYLHGKNIVHFDLKCENLLVNMRDPQRPVCKIGDLGLSKVKQHTLVSGGVRGTLPWMAPELLSGKSHMVSEKIDVYSFGIVMWELLTGEEPYANMHCASIIGGIVNNTLRPQIPTWCDPEWKTLMESCWSSDPAERPSFSEISQKLRKMAAAINVK, encoded by the exons ATGTGCAACCAGGGATTGGGCCGCCATCAATCTGAGATCCCTTCGTCGGCCACCGCTGCTGATTTCTCTCCGATCCCGGGCGAGATGGAATCTGCCACTGTCACCGCCTCCGCGACTGCCGCGCCGGATGAGCCCCTACGCGTCAAGTTCCTCTGCAGCTTCGGTGGGAGCATCCTCCCCCGCCCGCTTGACGGGCGGCTCCGCTATGTTGGGGGCGAGACCAGGATCGTGACTGTCCCCCGAGACATCTCCTATGAGGACTTTTTGGCTCGGATGCGGGAGCTCTTCGAGGGGGTCGTGGTTATCAAGTACCAGCAGCCTGATGAGGACCTTGATGCTCTGGTCTCGGTTGTGAACGATGACGATGTGATGAATATGATGGAGGAGTACGACAAGCTCGGTGCCACCGGTGATGGGTTCACTCGGCTCCGGATCTTCCTCTTCTCGCAGCACCCTGATCAAGATGCGGCCTCTATTGTGCATTTCGATGCTGACGAGCGAGAGACCGAGAGGAGGTATGTCGATGCCCTTAACAGCCTTAGTGACACTAGATCCCCGTCGCCACCTGATATCTCTGAGCAGTTCTTTGGGCCTCCGAGCATTGAAGGGGGAATTCACAATCAGCTCAGCTTACATCATCTCAAGATTCCTCACCCCTCTCACGGGCAGTGGAATGGTGAAGTGGATAGTCCTTGGAGTCCTGCCTACTTCTCCCCGGGCTGCCATGACCCTAGGGAATTCCCACCCTCACCCTCATCTGCAAGATTCCACTTTGGGCCAGGAGAATTCAGTGAAAGGATTTCTGATGAGTTCGTTAGGCAGTCGCCTGGACACCAACTCCATCAGTACGATCGCCAGTCCCCACATTCAATGGAGAATGTGGTGTGGCTCCCCCCAGGAGCCATCGTCCAAGAAAAGGCTGGATTTCCAAGCAACTTAGGCCATTCTCATAATGTTGTAGAGGGGAGTAGCATCTGTGAGCATTGCCGCATGGCTTTTAAGAGGAATCAAGGTTCTGTATCGGATGCTCGGTATCTTGACCCTCGCTGGAAACATGGGCAGCCTCACATGGAGCAATCAAACATGGGGAATGAATATGTTGGTCATTTTTCTAATTCATGTGCGGAGTGCTACCATGGCAAGGAGGCATATATGTTAAACCAGGATGTAAAGCTGGACCAAGGTAGATATGTGCAAGAGCAGAACGACCACAATCGCCCTTTCTATAACGAGCCTCATGGTCAGGACAGGGGTTATGTTTTGCACCACCATCAGGTTAATCATCGACTTGAGGATCCAAGAGTGCATCTCTCAGGAACTGGAAGGCTAAGTGAGCACTATGTTGTTGATGGCAATGTCATGAACGTTCCTTTTGTGCATGGAAATGTTTATAATGAGCATACAGTTCCACCGAACTGCATCAGCCATGATGACACCCATCATCTTCGACCTGGCACTGAACTTGGGAATGGAGTGTTTCATGTCCAACAAACAGTTGGAGGTGGTGCTCACACACATATCTTGGGCTTTGAAGATAGTGCTGTTCGGTATGGGAATCATCCTCCATATGGTGCAGACAGTCTTTACCAAGTGCCAAAAAATTTGGCTCCCATTCAATCTTTAAGGAGAAAAGTACATCCCCCTGTGCGTCCAGGAACATCTTTTGAATCACCGGGTTTGATGATGCCAAATGGAGGGATAAATTCAGGTTTCATAAGAGGTACACAAGATGGGAGTCCAAGGTATCCCTATGTTGGGGTTGATGATCAAGTTCAGAGTCCTTGGTCTATGCAGAATGATGCTAAACAACAGAGAATGTACGGTTTTGATGGATCTGCTGCCCCAGAGTACCTTTACCACCATGTTTCTAGGATATCACTTGCTCCTGATTCTATTCAAGGTCCACCTGGTATGTTACACATGGAATCACCTTCAAAAGCAATACCTCTTGTACCCACGTCTTCATGCCCGGTCAATGGTAAGCTAGTTGCTTCTTCTGCTTCTGACTATCACCATTGCCCTTCAATGGGCTCTGATGTAATTGAGAGAATGCAAGTTCTGGAGGACAAAAATCAGATTGTAGAAGTATATGAAACAAAACCTGCAGAGACAACAAAGCAACCTGGTGCAGAGACAGTAAAAGAACGAGATGAACATCTGAACTCGTCACCAAACAATAAACAAAAATTAGAATTCGATTCAAATGAACTGAAGCCTACAGAAGAGGAACACCACACTGTTAGAGTTGGCAATGCTGATGCCTCCGATGAAAATGGAAACATTTCAGaggaaaaattaattttcttgccTGAAATGATGGCTTCTGTAAAGAGGTTATATCTGGAGGGTGTTGTAGAGGTGGCTGCTAAAGCCCATGAAGATGCTGATGCAAATATTAAATCTATTCCTAGTAAGAATGATTCTTCTTCACATGAGTTAGCATCTGGG AATGCCAACGCAGATTTGGAGACAGAATCAGATGGAGACAGTGAAAATCAGAAAACTTCTAAAATCGAACCTACAACAGCTGAAGCTGAAGCTGTGGCTAGGGGATTACAG acaataaaaaatgatgatttgGAAGAAATTAGAGAGCTTGGATCAGGCACATATGGGGCTGTCTACCATGGCAAATGGAAAGGCTCTGATGTTGCTATAAAGAGAATAAAAGCTAGCTGCTTTGCTGGGAGGCCATCTGAGAGAGAACGTTTG ATTGCAGATTTCTGGAAGGAGGCTCTGATACTGAGTTCACTGCATCATCCCAATGTTGTTTCTTTTTACGGTGTAGTTCGTGATGGCCCTGATGGAAGTTTAGCAACTGTCACAGAGTTCATGGTAAATGGGTCTCTTAAACAATTTCTGCAAAAGAAAGACAG gACGATTGATCGGCGTAAAAGACTAATTATAGCGATGGATGTTGCTTTTGGGATGGAATATTTGCATGGAAAGAATATAGTTCATTTTGATCTGAAGTGCGAGAACTTACTAGTAAACATGAGAGATCCACAACGACCTGTCTGTAAG ATTGGAGATCTGGGCTTATCAAAGGTAAAGCAACATACCTTAGTGTCAGGGGGGGTTCGCGGAACTTTGCCATGGATGGCACCAGAACTGTTGAGTGGGAAAAGTCATATGGTATCTGAAAAA ATTGATGTTTATTCGTTTGGGATTGTCATGTGGGAGCTGCTTACTGGGGAAGAGCCTTATGCAAATATGCACTGTGCTTCCATAATTG GGGGGATCGTGAACAATACCTTGCGCCCTCAAATCCCAACATGGTGTGATCCTGAGTGGAAAACTCTGATGGAAAGTTGTTGGTCCTCTGATCCAGCAGAGAGGCCATCATTCTCTGAGATTTCACAGAAGTTGAGGAAGATGGCTGCAGCAATTAATGTGAAGTGA
- the LOC105050784 gene encoding uncharacterized protein isoform X2: MCNQGLGRHQSEIPSSATAADFSPIPGEMESATVTASATAAPDEPLRVKFLCSFGGSILPRPLDGRLRYVGGETRIVTVPRDISYEDFLARMRELFEGVVVIKYQQPDEDLDALVSVVNDDDVMNMMEEYDKLGATGDGFTRLRIFLFSQHPDQDAASIVHFDADERETERRYVDALNSLSDTRSPSPPDISEQFFGPPSIEGGIHNQLSLHHLKIPHPSHGQWNGEVDSPWSPAYFSPGCHDPREFPPSPSSARFHFGPGEFSERISDEFVRQSPGHQLHQYDRQSPHSMENVVWLPPGAIVQEKAGFPSNLGHSHNVVEGSSICEHCRMAFKRNQGSVSDARYLDPRWKHGQPHMEQSNMGNEYVGHFSNSCAECYHGKEAYMLNQDVKLDQGRYVQEQNDHNRPFYNEPHGQDRGYVLHHHQVNHRLEDPRVHLSGTGRLSEHYVVDGNVMNVPFVHGNVYNEHTVPPNCISHDDTHHLRPGTELGNGVFHVQQTVGGGAHTHILGFEDSAVRYGNHPPYGADSLYQVPKNLAPIQSLRRKVHPPVRPGTSFESPGLMMPNGGINSGFIRGTQDGSPRYPYVGVDDQVQSPWSMQNDAKQQRMYGFDGSAAPEYLYHHVSRISLAPDSIQGPPGMLHMESPSKAIPLVPTSSCPVNGKLVASSASDYHHCPSMGSDVIERMQVLEDKNQIVEVYETKPAETTKQPGAETVKERDEHLNSSPNNKQKLEFDSNELKPTEEEHHTVRVGNADASDENGNISEEKLIFLPEMMASVKRLYLEGVVEVAAKAHEDADANIKSIPSKNDSSSHELASGNANADLETESDGDSENQKTSKIEPTTAEAEAVARGLQTIKNDDLEEIRELGSGTYGAVYHGKWKGSDVAIKRIKASCFAGRPSERERLIADFWKEALILSSLHHPNVVSFYGVVRDGPDGSLATVTEFMVNGSLKQFLQKKDRTIDRRKRLIIAMDVAFGMEYLHGKNIVHFDLKCENLLVNMRDPQRPVCKIGDLGLSKVKQHTLVSGGVRGTLPWMAPELLSGKSHMVSEKIDVYSFGIVMWELLTGEEPYANMHCASIIGLAWCLHFPLPCFIKDIQLK, translated from the exons ATGTGCAACCAGGGATTGGGCCGCCATCAATCTGAGATCCCTTCGTCGGCCACCGCTGCTGATTTCTCTCCGATCCCGGGCGAGATGGAATCTGCCACTGTCACCGCCTCCGCGACTGCCGCGCCGGATGAGCCCCTACGCGTCAAGTTCCTCTGCAGCTTCGGTGGGAGCATCCTCCCCCGCCCGCTTGACGGGCGGCTCCGCTATGTTGGGGGCGAGACCAGGATCGTGACTGTCCCCCGAGACATCTCCTATGAGGACTTTTTGGCTCGGATGCGGGAGCTCTTCGAGGGGGTCGTGGTTATCAAGTACCAGCAGCCTGATGAGGACCTTGATGCTCTGGTCTCGGTTGTGAACGATGACGATGTGATGAATATGATGGAGGAGTACGACAAGCTCGGTGCCACCGGTGATGGGTTCACTCGGCTCCGGATCTTCCTCTTCTCGCAGCACCCTGATCAAGATGCGGCCTCTATTGTGCATTTCGATGCTGACGAGCGAGAGACCGAGAGGAGGTATGTCGATGCCCTTAACAGCCTTAGTGACACTAGATCCCCGTCGCCACCTGATATCTCTGAGCAGTTCTTTGGGCCTCCGAGCATTGAAGGGGGAATTCACAATCAGCTCAGCTTACATCATCTCAAGATTCCTCACCCCTCTCACGGGCAGTGGAATGGTGAAGTGGATAGTCCTTGGAGTCCTGCCTACTTCTCCCCGGGCTGCCATGACCCTAGGGAATTCCCACCCTCACCCTCATCTGCAAGATTCCACTTTGGGCCAGGAGAATTCAGTGAAAGGATTTCTGATGAGTTCGTTAGGCAGTCGCCTGGACACCAACTCCATCAGTACGATCGCCAGTCCCCACATTCAATGGAGAATGTGGTGTGGCTCCCCCCAGGAGCCATCGTCCAAGAAAAGGCTGGATTTCCAAGCAACTTAGGCCATTCTCATAATGTTGTAGAGGGGAGTAGCATCTGTGAGCATTGCCGCATGGCTTTTAAGAGGAATCAAGGTTCTGTATCGGATGCTCGGTATCTTGACCCTCGCTGGAAACATGGGCAGCCTCACATGGAGCAATCAAACATGGGGAATGAATATGTTGGTCATTTTTCTAATTCATGTGCGGAGTGCTACCATGGCAAGGAGGCATATATGTTAAACCAGGATGTAAAGCTGGACCAAGGTAGATATGTGCAAGAGCAGAACGACCACAATCGCCCTTTCTATAACGAGCCTCATGGTCAGGACAGGGGTTATGTTTTGCACCACCATCAGGTTAATCATCGACTTGAGGATCCAAGAGTGCATCTCTCAGGAACTGGAAGGCTAAGTGAGCACTATGTTGTTGATGGCAATGTCATGAACGTTCCTTTTGTGCATGGAAATGTTTATAATGAGCATACAGTTCCACCGAACTGCATCAGCCATGATGACACCCATCATCTTCGACCTGGCACTGAACTTGGGAATGGAGTGTTTCATGTCCAACAAACAGTTGGAGGTGGTGCTCACACACATATCTTGGGCTTTGAAGATAGTGCTGTTCGGTATGGGAATCATCCTCCATATGGTGCAGACAGTCTTTACCAAGTGCCAAAAAATTTGGCTCCCATTCAATCTTTAAGGAGAAAAGTACATCCCCCTGTGCGTCCAGGAACATCTTTTGAATCACCGGGTTTGATGATGCCAAATGGAGGGATAAATTCAGGTTTCATAAGAGGTACACAAGATGGGAGTCCAAGGTATCCCTATGTTGGGGTTGATGATCAAGTTCAGAGTCCTTGGTCTATGCAGAATGATGCTAAACAACAGAGAATGTACGGTTTTGATGGATCTGCTGCCCCAGAGTACCTTTACCACCATGTTTCTAGGATATCACTTGCTCCTGATTCTATTCAAGGTCCACCTGGTATGTTACACATGGAATCACCTTCAAAAGCAATACCTCTTGTACCCACGTCTTCATGCCCGGTCAATGGTAAGCTAGTTGCTTCTTCTGCTTCTGACTATCACCATTGCCCTTCAATGGGCTCTGATGTAATTGAGAGAATGCAAGTTCTGGAGGACAAAAATCAGATTGTAGAAGTATATGAAACAAAACCTGCAGAGACAACAAAGCAACCTGGTGCAGAGACAGTAAAAGAACGAGATGAACATCTGAACTCGTCACCAAACAATAAACAAAAATTAGAATTCGATTCAAATGAACTGAAGCCTACAGAAGAGGAACACCACACTGTTAGAGTTGGCAATGCTGATGCCTCCGATGAAAATGGAAACATTTCAGaggaaaaattaattttcttgccTGAAATGATGGCTTCTGTAAAGAGGTTATATCTGGAGGGTGTTGTAGAGGTGGCTGCTAAAGCCCATGAAGATGCTGATGCAAATATTAAATCTATTCCTAGTAAGAATGATTCTTCTTCACATGAGTTAGCATCTGGG AATGCCAACGCAGATTTGGAGACAGAATCAGATGGAGACAGTGAAAATCAGAAAACTTCTAAAATCGAACCTACAACAGCTGAAGCTGAAGCTGTGGCTAGGGGATTACAG acaataaaaaatgatgatttgGAAGAAATTAGAGAGCTTGGATCAGGCACATATGGGGCTGTCTACCATGGCAAATGGAAAGGCTCTGATGTTGCTATAAAGAGAATAAAAGCTAGCTGCTTTGCTGGGAGGCCATCTGAGAGAGAACGTTTG ATTGCAGATTTCTGGAAGGAGGCTCTGATACTGAGTTCACTGCATCATCCCAATGTTGTTTCTTTTTACGGTGTAGTTCGTGATGGCCCTGATGGAAGTTTAGCAACTGTCACAGAGTTCATGGTAAATGGGTCTCTTAAACAATTTCTGCAAAAGAAAGACAG gACGATTGATCGGCGTAAAAGACTAATTATAGCGATGGATGTTGCTTTTGGGATGGAATATTTGCATGGAAAGAATATAGTTCATTTTGATCTGAAGTGCGAGAACTTACTAGTAAACATGAGAGATCCACAACGACCTGTCTGTAAG ATTGGAGATCTGGGCTTATCAAAGGTAAAGCAACATACCTTAGTGTCAGGGGGGGTTCGCGGAACTTTGCCATGGATGGCACCAGAACTGTTGAGTGGGAAAAGTCATATGGTATCTGAAAAA ATTGATGTTTATTCGTTTGGGATTGTCATGTGGGAGCTGCTTACTGGGGAAGAGCCTTATGCAAATATGCACTGTGCTTCCATAATTG GATTAGCATGGTGTCTGCACTTTCCATTGCCTTGCTTCATAAAAGATATACAACTGAAATAA